The proteins below are encoded in one region of Saccopteryx leptura isolate mSacLep1 chromosome 1, mSacLep1_pri_phased_curated, whole genome shotgun sequence:
- the MS4A3 gene encoding membrane-spanning 4-domains subfamily A member 3 isoform X1 has protein sequence MASPEVEKAELGTASAGSRVDPEVENNSVYQPIDRSQNYQREELQVLGTVQILTGAIILALGVFLGSLQNAAHLFRHFFFFTFYTGYPLWGAVFFISSGSISVAAGRNPTRMLMQNSFGMNISSATIALLGLIFLSINLAVNSLSFKGCQSSPSPDLCIYTGVSSNGLVSLMLILTLLELCVTISVSALWCRANCSSSREVGSVFTSRFCGIKSASSLK, from the exons ATGGCCTCCCCAGAGGTTGAGAAGGCAGAACTGGGGACAGCCTCAGCTGGAAGCCGGGTGGATCCAGAGGTGGAGAATAATTCTGTCTACCAGCCTATTGACAGGTCACAAAATTACCAGAGAGAGGAACTACAAGTCCTTGGG ACCGTCCAGATCCTGACTGGCGCAATAATTCTGGCTCTGGGCGTTTTCCTGGGTTCTTTACAAAACGCAGCCCATCTCTTcaggcacttctttttttttaccttctacaCAGGCTATCCGCTGTGGGGCGCTGTGTTT TTTATTAGTTCAGGATCTATATCTGTTGCAGCTGGGAGAAACCCCACAAGAATGTTG ATGCAGAACAGTTTTGGGATGAACATTTCCAGTGCTACAATAGCACTACTAGGGTTAATTTTTCTCTCAATAAATTTAGCAGTTAACAGCCTCTCATTCAAAGGTTGTCAGTCCTCACCATCACCAGACCTGTGCATTTACACGGGCGTCTCATCAAAC GGCCTTGTGTCTCTGATGCTGATCCTTACCTTGCTGGAATTATGCGTAACCATCTCCGTCTCAGCCTTGTGGTGCAGAGCAAACTGCTCTAGTTCAAGAGAGGTAG gaagTGTCTTCACCTCCAGATTCTGTGGAATCAAGAGTGCATCCTCATTAAAGTAA
- the MS4A3 gene encoding membrane-spanning 4-domains subfamily A member 3 isoform X2, producing MASPEVEKAELGTASAGSRVDPEVENNSVYQPIDRSQNYQREELQVLGTVQILTGAIILALGVFLGSLQNAAHLFRHFFFFTFYTGYPLWGAVFFISSGSISVAAGRNPTRMLMQNSFGMNISSATIALLGLIFLSINLAVNSLSFKGCQSSPSPDLCIYTGVSSNGLVSLMLILTLLELCVTISVSALWCRANCSSSREEVSSPPDSVESRVHPH from the exons ATGGCCTCCCCAGAGGTTGAGAAGGCAGAACTGGGGACAGCCTCAGCTGGAAGCCGGGTGGATCCAGAGGTGGAGAATAATTCTGTCTACCAGCCTATTGACAGGTCACAAAATTACCAGAGAGAGGAACTACAAGTCCTTGGG ACCGTCCAGATCCTGACTGGCGCAATAATTCTGGCTCTGGGCGTTTTCCTGGGTTCTTTACAAAACGCAGCCCATCTCTTcaggcacttctttttttttaccttctacaCAGGCTATCCGCTGTGGGGCGCTGTGTTT TTTATTAGTTCAGGATCTATATCTGTTGCAGCTGGGAGAAACCCCACAAGAATGTTG ATGCAGAACAGTTTTGGGATGAACATTTCCAGTGCTACAATAGCACTACTAGGGTTAATTTTTCTCTCAATAAATTTAGCAGTTAACAGCCTCTCATTCAAAGGTTGTCAGTCCTCACCATCACCAGACCTGTGCATTTACACGGGCGTCTCATCAAAC GGCCTTGTGTCTCTGATGCTGATCCTTACCTTGCTGGAATTATGCGTAACCATCTCCGTCTCAGCCTTGTGGTGCAGAGCAAACTGCTCTAGTTCAAGAGAG gaagTGTCTTCACCTCCAGATTCTGTGGAATCAAGAGTGCATCCTCATTAA
- the LOC136389453 gene encoding oocyte-secreted protein 2-like isoform X2 — MDWMMLEVTPQTYSSHRYMFADELHLGSGCPVTRIQTYAYDFIYPVYDCGIRTQVVSEHTLIFRSELYYNPRDRHHHGHTVPLECSAIRKSVWLTPVSTDEIQLDPSPFLAAFETTPEELGLLSSD; from the exons ATGGACTGGATGATGCTTGAAGTTACCCCACAAACATATAGCAGCCATCGGTATATGTTCGCTGATGAACTACACCTGGGATCAGGCTGTCCTGTGACTCGGATACAAACATATgcatatgattttatatatcctGTTTATGATTGTGGTATCAGAACACAG GTTGTCTCCGAGCATACTCTCATTTTCCGAAGCGAGTTGTACTATAACCCGAGGGATAGACATCACCACGGCCATACAGTCCCTCTGGAGTGCTCTGCCATTAG GAAATCAGTGTGGCTCACACCAGTTTCCACAGATGAAATCCAGCTGGACCCCAGTCCCTTTCTTGCTGCCTTTGAGACCACGCCCGAAGAGTTAGGGTTATTGAGTTCTGATTAA